Below is a window of Clostridiales bacterium DNA.
GGAATACCGCCAGGTCGCCCTTCACTGCTTCACCCGGCTGAACCGCCTTCTCCTTGCCTTCCCGGATCACGTTCACCCGCGGGGCGTTCAGCAGCCGCATCCGCCGGATGGTCTGCTGCGCCCGGTACTCCTGGATTGTCCCGATCAGGATATTCGCCGCCACAATCAGGATAAACAGCATATTCCGGTAACTGCCTACCAGCAGCAGGCAGATAGCCAGCGCAAAGTTCAGCATATTGAATAGGGTGAACAGATTATCTCGCAGGATCTTCCGGAATGGCTTCACGTCCGCTTCCGGCAGGGCGCTTCCGAGTCCCTGGGCAGCCAGCTCCGCAGCCCGCCCGTCTGTCAGTCCCTGTTCGTCCGTATATTCAAAATCCTCCGGCCATTTGTCCGGCAGGGAAAGTCTCGTTTCCATCAGGCATCCTCCATGGTAAAGGTAATACACGTCCATACTATCTTTTCGTTCTGCCGATGTCAACGCCGGAAAAAGAAAGATTCTTTGAAAAAAACCCTTGCAAAACCGGCGCCGTTGTGGTATTATTCGTTCGTTGTCGCAAGACAGCACGCTGATATAGCTCAGTCGGTAGAGCGCATCCTTGGTAAGGATGAGGTCGCCAGTTCGAATCTGGCTATCAGCTCCATCGCCTGGAGCACGTTGTATCAATGGGTTCCGGGTTTTTTTGTGCCCAAAATGACAAACTTGCTCAAACGGGAAAAAAGTATCAGATACCGCAAAAAGCGGGGCTTGCCGGTTGGCAAGCCCCTTGTTCGTTTATCCTGTCTTACTTGATTTTCGCCGTGTCAAACACCCTGTCCCTGTACAGGTTCATCAGTTCTTCCTGCGCCGCCGTATTATTATCCGGATACAGCATCTCCATCAGCGTCGTCTCCGCTGTGTACAGTGTGTCCAGTGCCGTGCGCCAGGTAATGATGAGCCTGCGGGTCTCTTTGTCCGCCGCCTTGTACACTGAGTTCACGGTATTGTCCAGGGCGATCTGCCAGTTCCGCTGTCCGCGGGCAAATACTTCATCGAAGTTGTAGTTCTTCGCCGCGTCCAGCATATTCCGGATATCGGTCAGTATCCGCGCCGCTGCCCCGGCATACTGCTCGCTCACTTCGCTGTCGCTGCCGTTCAGGGCGCCGATCTCGCGCAGCGTCGCTTCATATGCTTTTCCGTCATGGAATTCGATCGCTCCGATGATGCTGTTTGGCAGTTCCTCCGGCAGCGTATGGATGATGCAGCACATCTGTGCCGTCTTCAGCCGCAGCAGCTCCGCCGCGGCTTCATCGCCGGCCAGTGCCTGCCAGGCGTCCGCGTAGGCAAGGAATGCCGCGCGTTCCTGCACCAGGGCAGCCTTGCCTTCGTCATCCGCCGCCTCCAGGAAGAGCTCATACATCTTTTCCGTCTCTTCGCGCCATATCGCTGCCGCGCCGGCCCAGTCGCCGGCCTGTCCGGCCGATTCCGCGTTCACCGCCGCTCCGGTATGCTCACTGCAGGCATGCAGGGTGTACCGCGCTTCATTCTCGCCCAGGCATTCCAGCTTCAGTTCACAGTTGAAGGGTCCGATACTCCAGCCCAGGAAGATGACAAATCCGTTTTCATCCAGGATCGGATTGCCATTTGCATCCGTAAGGATCGCCCTGCCGTCCGAGCAGATGACGCAGTATGTACCGTCCGGCAGTTTCAGTACGGGTGTGCCGGCCGGGATGGATACGGGCGCACCGTCGGGCCCTGTGAACATGCCGCCCGGCGCGGTCACGGGTTTGCCGTCGGGACCGATCACCGGCACGGTGCCGGGAGGCGCGATGATGGGCGTTCCGTCCGGCGTCGTCAGGGGCGTGCCGTCCGGCAGTGTCACGGGCTCCAGGGGATCTCCGGCAGGTGTGGTCGGCGGGATGGGCGTAAAGTGTCCTCCTCCGCCGCCCGTAATAAGCCCATTGCCCTCCCCGGCCTTAACCTTTGCGAGGTTGCTCTGGACCGGTGAACCAGGCTTGCCGCCGTCAAATGTATAAGTGACCGTCGCGCTGTTGGTCACCCATCCGGCGTCAATATCCGGCTGGGTCACCTGATGGGTGAACGTGAAGGAAGCTTCCGCTCCGGGAGCGATGCTCGCCGCGGTGCCGATAGGCGCGAAGCCGTTCAGGCTGTCTGTCACCAGCACATTCTCCAGCGGCACTTCACCGGTGTTCTTCACCGTAATGGTGAAACGGATTTCCTCGTCCAGCTCATAATAGCTGCCGTTCAGCGGACCGCCGTCTTCTTCCTTGTGCACGGTCGCGCCCACCTTCAGACCGTAGATCAGCCCCATGGGATCACCCGGGTCTTCTTTGGGCTCGGTTTCCTTTCCGTTTTCCGGAGGAAGCGGACTGCCGAAATCATTGGTGGGAGCCGTTGCCGTGTTGCTGTTCCAGGTATGTACCGTACCACGCAGGTCTTCGCCCGTGGCGGTGGCATAATTGCCCACGTTGCCGACATAGGCATCGTATTCCGTAACGACATACGGCGGAACATTGCAGGTCACCGTTTCGCCTGCGGCGATCTCCGGGAAGGTTCCCACCGTGACGCCCTGGTCAGTTACAGTAACGTTCCGCACAGGCTCCCTGCTGTTGTTTGTGACGGTCAGTGTCCATGGGATCGTTTCACCTTCCCGGTAGTACGAACCGTTCTCCGGTCCGTTGCCTATGTCTTTCCTGAGCAGCAGGCCGGTCCTGTTGTTCACATTCAACGTCAGGGAATTGGTATAGACCGTCCTGGGATTGCCGCTGTCCGGATCAGTCCAGGTAAGTTGGACAGGCGGGTAATAAATATATCCGTTCTTTACGTCCTCTTCGGTGATCACGTGAATCCAGGCAAAGGCGATGCCAGATTCGCCCGGCTTGAAATCAGAAGAAAACACGCTGAATGTCTGCCCGTTATTCGGATCGTTGAAAGTAATTCCATCAGCAGGAATCGTCACCTTGCCCGTATTTTGAATTTTGAGCCCGACGACACTTATTTCTCCCAGCCCATAGCCGGCGAAAGAAGAGGATGCGCCGTTGGTTAATTCCCCGTAAATCTCGCTTTCCTCGGGGATCGGCCAGGGGGTAACCCCAGGTTTGCCCACCTTCCAGGTGCGGGTGACAGTTTCGGAGCGGCAGAGCTCTTCCCCGGTATCCGGGTCATAGCCCGTGACGTAAGTATGAATGGTCACGGTGCCCAGCAAGTCTTCGGTTTCCGTACCGGGGGTAATGCCGTATTTCAATTTCCATGGACCACGACCGTCGATGGTGGATTTACCAGGATCAAAGATCCAATCGCGTACTGTGTCATATTCCCATACACCGTCAGTGTAATGTATAACCGGTTTCAGCGGAACGTTGCCAGTGTTTACCAGCAAAGAAGCTGCATACACTATATCTTCCGGGTCGTACACGTCCTTGACCTTATTGTCATATAGGTAGGTCAGCGTCAGTCCGGCCTTCTTATCCTCCGGCCCTTCCCCGTCGGGATAAGTCAGGTCGACTTCCAGATTGTTGCTGTTATACCAAACTTTATCGATATTTCCGTCTTCATTGTAATAATATCCATAGCCAGCGGAAGCAGTCCTGATATAACCCTTGTCTGCCTCGGACTCTGTTACATCCCAGTCATATATTCTGGAATAGGTTTCTCCGGGGTTCAGCAGCGTCACACCGTCACCGGAATAGCCCATGCCGGCCACCTCGGTTCGGCCATTGGGAGAGGAATCATCATGATAATGTGGATTTAAATCCGACCACCAGGGCATGTACACCGGGCAATTGCCGGTGTTGGTGATCGAGCTGTACATGCGCACAATCGCGCCTTTATACCGCTTGCCTGCACCTGCGTCTGGGTCGACCCGTTCATATGCGCTGAGGCTTGGGGAGAGATGGATACCGTCCGTCTCGTCCACCACCGTCATGGAGACAGGATCTGTACCTTCAACTCTGAATGTAATACTGTCAGCTGTTTTGTAACCTTCCGGGGCTTCAACTTCGAACAGTGTGTAAACCTCATTCATTACCAGGTTTTCGACCGTGTGCGGTTCCGTGGTGGAGATCCATTCGTCCACAGTGTCCGGGCCATCAAGCCTGAAATGCGCGCCGGCCAGGGGTTGATTCGTATCCCCTGCAGTCTTGGTAACGATCAGCGTACCGGTGGCTTCCGGTTCACCCGTGGCCGGGATTTCCCGTTCCTCCCGGTGGCTAGCATCAATCTTGCAGATTCGCTCCTCCGTACCGGATTCGGTGGCGGCAGGCTCCTTGGATACATGCCATTCTCCCCAGTCATGTTCACCGTAACTGCCATACCGGTATTCCGATTCACCGCAGCCGCTGCAGGTGCGGTACTGCATTTCCCGCTGGATACAGCTGGGATGTACGCTCTTGTCGGTCATCCATTCGCTCCAGCTGTGCTCATGGGCTGCCGGCTGTTCGGGCGACGGCGCCAGTTTCGGGATGGCTTCCGTTTTGGTATGGCCGGAGTTGCGCTTGCAGGTGAAGGTTCTCACACCTTCCTCCGTTGTCGTGGCGGCCTTCGTCACCACACCGTCATCCCAGTCATGGCCCAGTGCAGCGGTGCTCTGCTGAGCGGTCAGCACCGTTCCGCACACGGAACATTTGCTGCCCTCCGTGAGTCCTCCTTCCGTGCACGTAGCTGCCGTCCCCGGGATCACCTGGGGGATGTGGCCCGTGGCGGGAAGAGTTTCCGTCCGGGTAGTCCCGCAGCGGGTGCATGTGTAGGTTTTCACACCGGTTGCTGTGCAGGTGGCCGCCTGGGTCACCGTTCCGCCGTCCCAGGCATGGCCCAGGGCAGCAACGCTCTGTTGGGCTGTAAGCACCGTTCCGCAAACGGAGCATTTGCTGCCCTCTGTGAGTCCCGCTTCCGTACAGGTGGCCACCTTCCCCGGAATCGCCTGGGGGCTGTGGCCCGTGGCGGGAAGAGTTTCCGTCCGGGTAGTCCCGCAGCGGGTGCATGTGTAGGTTTTCACACCAGTCGCTGTGCAGGTGGCCGCCTGGGTCACCGTGCCGCCGTCCCAGGCATGGCCCAGGGCAGCAACGCTCTGCTGGGCTGTAAGCACCGTTCCGCACACGGAGCATTTGCTGCCTTCCGTGAGCCCTGCTTCCGTACAGGTAGCCGCCTTCCCCGGAATTGTCTGGGGGCTGTGGCCCGTGGCGGGGATCGTTTCCTGCGCTTTCAGTGTCGTGCCGCAGCGGTCACACACGCTGCCTTCCGTCAGTCCGTTCTCCGTACAGGTCGCTGCCTTTCCGGCATCAGCCTTCGGGCTGTGTCCCAGCGCCGCAACCGTTTTCTCATTGCGGACATCACCGCACCGGCTGCACTTTTCCCGGGTATACCCTGCTTCGGTACAGGTCGCTGCTTTATTGTCGGACACGAAATCATGGCCCTTCATGGGATCGGTACCGTAGTCAATCGCGCCGCAGCGGGAGCAGACGTTTTCGACTACACCGTCATGATCACAGGTGCCGGGTTCAGTGACCGTTCCCACCCAGTCATGGCCCGGCGGGGGAATCTGTTCATTTTCGGATATGCCGCAGCGGCTGCAGGTGCGTTGTCTTTGACCGCCCCCCAGGCAGGTGACTGGTTCCACTACAACCCATTCTCCCCAGTTATGGCCCAGTGCGGGAACATAATCGTCGTATTTGGGTTCCGGATAAAAGATGTTCGTATATACAGAATACCCCTGTTCTGTACAGGTGGGTTCTACGACTCTGTCCAGAAACCATGATTCATCCATGTTTGCCAGTGCGCCGGCTGGTATCAGCAGTGCGGCCAGCAGAAAGATGCACAGTATCCGGATGCTGTTTCTTCTCCGCGATTCCTTTGTCCGTTCCATCTCCGTTTTCTCCCTCCGATTATTTATCCTTTTATCCCGCGCTGTCATTCAGCGGGCATTTTTCGGTTCTTCCCTGTCCGCTCTTCTTCATGGACCACCAGCCCCAGGGCTTTTGCGTTCATCGCCAGATCCAGCCGGCTTTCAAAACCGGTCTTCTCCATGATGTTCTGGATATGCCGTTTCACGGTGTTCGGGGAAATATTCAGCCGGTCGGCAATCTCCTCGTTTGTCAGGCTTCCGGTCAGTTCCCGCAGGATATCCAGTTCCCGGTCCGTCAGGTCCGCCCGGGTCGCTGTACCGAAGGGTACTTTCGGGACATCATCCGGATACACGGATTCCCCCGCCATGGTCCGGTCCATAATGTCGATCAGGCTGTGTTCGTCATACTCCTTGTACCAGAAACTTTCGATACCTGCCTTCCTGGCCTTCTCCTCCCAGCTGGTTTCCGATGCCGAGGTGGTCAGGATGATCTTTACTTCAGGATGTTTCTTTTTGATTTCTGCTGCCGCCGTCAGCCCGTCGACCCCTTCCTGCATCATCACGTCCAGGATCAGCAGATCCGTTTTGTTTTCATCAATATAAACAACGGCATCCCTTGCCGTCCGCAGCCCGGCCAGCAGTTCATATCGAATTGCCGCACGGACATACATTTCAAAAAAACCGCGGGATATATTCTGGTCATCTGCCACAACTACCCTGATTCTGTCGTTCAAATTCTTCACCGCCCTTCGCAGCGTTGTATCATTCGATTGTCATATGATTGTCAGATCCATCCGTCTATATTGTATCGGAATCATCCGGATGTGTATATCACCCATTTGTACCATTTTGATAAAAAAAGCCTGCGTCGGATACTTCCGCGCAGGCGTCTGAATACCATATGCTCTTATACAGTCGGGATCCGAAAAACCAGTTCAAAGACAGGCGTGCTCCGGACTGTCATGCTGCCTCCCGCCGATTCCACATTTCTGCGCAGGGACAGCAGTCCTCCGCTTTCCGCGATGGGTCCCTTTGGCGGACAGCCGCTGTTTGTAATCCGCACTGTCCATTCTTTTCCTGTCTCTTCCGGGAAAAGATCAATCCGGTCTCCCTCCGCGTGCTTGACTGTGTTGGCCGCACATTCCTGAACTGCCTGGGCCAGCAAGGCACGGTATGCCGGATGTTCCGGAACCATGCCGTGAATCTCTGCCTGTACCCCGATACTTTGGGCAAGGGCAACAGCCTGCCGCAGCCGATCTGTTCGGCCGCTGAAAGGTGCCTCTGCATCTCCCAGCAGGAAACGGTTCATTTCCCTTGTCGCCATGCCGACCATGTCCGCATCAGTGCTCTCCGGATGTTCCAGATAATGGCGGTCCATCAGCAGCACCTGCCCCAGCTGGTTGTGCAGGGCCGACCGGGCATTGGCTTCTTCCTGTCCGATAAACATATCCCCGGAAAGGTCGCTGACCGCCTTCATGCGCTTCTGGAGATCCTGCAGGTGCTCGTTATTGTTCCGCAGTTCCTCCGTCACCCGGTACTGTTCCGTAATATCTGCTGCGGTGAGTCGGTCATACACTTTCCCGCTCTCTGTGATCCGGTTCCGGTTTACCCGCCATACCTTTCCGTCCGGTGCATGAATCAGGACTTCGCCATTCTGCTCCTCACCCGTTTCCTCCAGGTATTTCCGGAACCGTACACCGTCAGACAGACTCCCGCCCGTCAGCATCCGGCACAGATTGTTCATCTGGAGGTTGGAAAGCAGCACTGTTCCGTTCTGGGCGCTGATGCAGATGCCTTCCGGCAGCAGGTTCACCGTCTCCCGGATTGTGTCCGGCGTCAGGTGATTCCGGCGGTATCGGATATCATCCCTTACCAGCAGTCCGAGAGCGATGCTCAGGATCATCTCCAATCCCATGTACAGGATCCAGGGCAGGCCGAACAGGGTCAGCTGGAACGGCTGGTACCGCAGATCAGGTTCCGAAAGGTAGGCAAAACGGGCGCAGTCCATGAGAATCAGGAAAAGAATGAATGCGGCGGACAGATGGATTCCCGCGCACAGCAGGATCCGCCGGCTGCGGCGCGCCAGGATACAGCGGATCAGTATCGCCAGCCAGCCGATCACCAGGATGAGCGCCGGAAGCATGATCACATACCACAAGGGGGAATACCGGGTTATCCAGATTGCGTTCATGCAGCCGTACCTCCCTTCCGGCAGCGGACAGTCAGGAAAACGGTGTCCTCGCTGCTGCGCTGTTCCACCGGCAGGACCGTATCCGAAAGTTCCGGCACATGGTCCGTTTCCATGGCAATACGGATACCGTCCTCCGCCAGGGAAACAGTCATCCGGCGCATATCCGGCAGGCAGGCTTCAATGATTGCTTCGAATGTGTCATACAGGTCATGAATGCACGAAAGAGGAAAGTCTGCTGTTTCTTCCCCGACAGCGGCAGCTTCGATACCGCAGCATCGCAGGAACCGTGCAGATTCCTGCAGGGCCAGGAACAATTCCCGGTTTTCCTTTGTCAGTGTCTTCTCATCCAGCAGGAGCAGGTTGCTCTTCCGTTTGCACCAGGCATTCAGCACACAACACTCACCCAGTGTCCTGCGGAATGCCTCCGTTCCGGGTTCCGTTTTTTCCAGCAGTGCTTCAATCTGTTTCTGCCGGGGATATAATGCGGCGGCAATCCGGTCGTATACCCGGTTCCGGGCATCAAGGTGTGCCTTTTTCTCCTTCAGTTCATTTTCCACCTCAATCAGATGGTTTTCCTCACTGAGGATCTCGTTGGCTTCTTCCAGGCGGCGGTTCTCCCTGTGCAGTTCTGTTTCATCTTCTGTCCAGAAAGCGTACCCGGCGTGGATCGGCATGCCGGACAGGCGGGTATCCTCCTGCGGATAAACAGGTCTCTTCAGGGATTCCCGCAGCTCTGCTTCCGAGGCAGTAATCTCCCGGTCAGTCCGGTAAACCGGCGTTAAGCCCGGGTCGGTAATCATCATGGGCAGGCCAAGCTGTGCAAAAAAGCCGGTATGGTTTTCATTGCTGGGAATCAGCCGGTTGCGGATGCAGACCTCAAGGACACCCAGCATACCGAAAATGTTGATCTCCTGTGTGCTGTATGGCTGGTGAACGTGCAGCCAGTCCCATACCAGCATGTTCATCATCAGCATGAAAAACCAGGCAAAGGTTGCTCCGGCGAGCAGTGCGATCCCCATTGCGGAGCGGCGGCCCGTTTCCCGGAACAAAAGAACCAGCCCGGCTGCAATGGTCAGTATTATCCACGCATACAGCAGGTAGAAACACGCACCCTGGGAGTATCTTCCGGTAATGATCATGAGTTCCGGGTAATCTGCTTTGGGACGGTACACCAGATGATGAAGGTCGTTCGTCATCACCATAGCGGACAGGAATATCGCAGGAATCATCACCGGCCATTCGTCCCATTTTTGTTTTTTCTGTCCACCCCGGCAGATCCTTATGCATGCCATGAGGAAAAGGGCCGGATTGACCGTCTGTGGAATCCAGTATACATATTTACTGTAGCGATTCAGTTTCAGGGCGATGGCAGCATCCCCCACGATCCTGTTATTGAATACCTGCACAGCCAGCAGGCAGATCATCATAATTCCTGCGGCAATCATATAGGTTCTTACACGCGTGGGCAGCAAACGGGAGCGCACGGATTGGATCCAGAAAAGGATCAGGCCGGTAAAGATGGTAAATCTGCCGCTGAACAGAAAAGAGTTCAGGAAAAGGTTCTCTGTCGGGTCAAAATAATGCATGATCCCGCCCAGCAGCAGAAAACCAATAAACAACCATATATTATTATGTTTCCGGGCCTGTTGCTCCATTCTGTCCGTCCCTTTCATTCGTTTATTCCGCCCCGAAACCGTATTCTCCGGTTTCTTCCGGGATCATCTCTTCCCGGATCTCTTCAATCCGGATAAATCTTCCCTCCCGGATAGCACTAAGCACCCGGTCAACATCCGGCTCCCTGCCCTGGATTTCCATCGTAACAGATCCGTCCCATTCATTCCGGACCCATCCGGTGCAGTCATACAGGGCAGCCGCCTGCCTCGCCCGCCAGCGAAACCCGACTCCCTGGACGCTGCCGGTAAAGGTATACCGCTTCCGCACAGCCAACAGCCGCCCTTCCTGACGAAAAGAGCCGCCGGCAAAAGCCGGCGGCTCCTATCTCATTCAATCACAATCTTTTCGGCATTCAGCCCAGGCACCATCGTTTCCGCCTGCAGCACTTCGCTGTACGCGTGGTCCAGGTGGAACAGGCCGTAAACCGTCACCGTGTCCCCGCTGGCCAGCTGTCCCGGCATCATCCCGGCTTCGCACTGCACCCGGATTACCTGGTCGGTATACTTTTCCCCGGCGGTTCCCACCATAAAGGAGTTTGTTCCGTCGGATTCCCAGGTAATGTGCAGCACCTTGCCGTAAATGCTCACCTGCGCGCCTTCATACAGGTCCGGCACCCGCACCAGCTCCATGTATGGAATGGCCGGGTAGGATGTCTGGTTGAACACCGCGCTGTTTTCAATCGTGATCTGGATCTGTACGGTGTCTTCCGGCGCATCCGGGTTGCTCAGGGTGATGGTCCCCGTCCCGGCTGTAATCGGGTCGATCCGGATCGTTTCCCCGTCCAGGATCGCCGCGAAGCACGGGCTGTCGTTCAGCACCTCAATCTCGCATCCCCGCAGGTTCCGCTTGATGGGGATCGTCAGCCCCTGCTTTTCCGTCACGGTATACGCGGTTTCTTCGATGCTAAACACCGGCACGTGCACCTTCACGCTGGCGGAGATATTGCTTCCGTCCGTCGTGGTGCAGGTAATCACGCAGTCTCCCTGCCCCACCGCTTCCACTTTCCCGCCGGCCGCCCGGGCCACAAATACGTTCGTGGATGTCCAGATCAGGCCCTTGTCCGTGGCGTCTTCCGGCTCAATCAGCACTTCCACATCGGCCGTTCCGCCGATCGGCAGTGTAATCTGCTTCTCCGGAATGGTCACTTTGGCAACCTGCTTTGTCACGCGGACATGAACGCTCGCGGATGCGCCGTATCCGTCCGCCGCCTCGCACAGGATATCGCATTCTCCGCAGGCCAGGGCATGTACATTTCCGTTCTTTTCCACCGTGGCAATTTCCGGATCGCTGCTGGTATAAACAATCGTCCGGTCGCTGGCATTTTCCGGCAGCACGGTCACCGCCATCGCGGTTCTCTCTCCGGCGTTCAGGTTCATCACCTGGGGAGCCTCCAGCCCGGTAACGGCCTGGCGGATCGTCACGTCGTACGATGCCTGGGCAATTCTCCGGCCGGTGGTCTGCGGCTCGGTGGAAACGGCCGT
It encodes the following:
- a CDS encoding response regulator transcription factor, with the protein product MYVRAAIRYELLAGLRTARDAVVYIDENKTDLLILDVMMQEGVDGLTAAAEIKKKHPEVKIILTTSASETSWEEKARKAGIESFWYKEYDEHSLIDIMDRTMAGESVYPDDVPKVPFGTATRADLTDRELDILRELTGSLTNEEIADRLNISPNTVKRHIQNIMEKTGFESRLDLAMNAKALGLVVHEEERTGKNRKMPAE
- a CDS encoding acylphosphatase codes for the protein MLAVRKRYTFTGSVQGVGFRWRARQAAALYDCTGWVRNEWDGSVTMEIQGREPDVDRVLSAIREGRFIRIEEIREEMIPEETGEYGFGAE
- a CDS encoding Ig domain-containing protein: MKSRKFFRLAVVLLLAVMMTSNACAEFDAGQYSYDELAEIRQQVEARMAELEREYALANADREIVFEQPEQVLFPGRTISVMPVVTILKDGAPAKTQFIWSSSAPEIASVSRNGTVTPTGRGDAVITAAAADNEYLTASYIVHAALPVEKITVWGPEEALVLGTRDEDAGFRMGFSVEPEDAYYQQVTWTVSNESIATVDEDGVVTGIAPGKVTVTAVSTEPQTTGRRIAQASYDVTIRQAVTGLEAPQVMNLNAGERTAMAVTVLPENASDRTIVYTSSDPEIATVEKNGNVHALACGECDILCEAADGYGASASVHVRVTKQVAKVTIPEKQITLPIGGTADVEVLIEPEDATDKGLIWTSTNVFVARAAGGKVEAVGQGDCVITCTTTDGSNISASVKVHVPVFSIEETAYTVTEKQGLTIPIKRNLRGCEIEVLNDSPCFAAILDGETIRIDPITAGTGTITLSNPDAPEDTVQIQITIENSAVFNQTSYPAIPYMELVRVPDLYEGAQVSIYGKVLHITWESDGTNSFMVGTAGEKYTDQVIRVQCEAGMMPGQLASGDTVTVYGLFHLDHAYSEVLQAETMVPGLNAEKIVIE